In one Solanum dulcamara chromosome 1, daSolDulc1.2, whole genome shotgun sequence genomic region, the following are encoded:
- the LOC129889028 gene encoding transcription factor MYB1-like, with product MGRKPCCSKEGLNKGAWTPLEDKILIDYIKVHGEGKWRNLPKRAGLKRCGKSCRLRWLNYLRPDIKRGNISPDEEDLIIRLHKLLGNRWSLIAGRLPGRTDNEIKNYWNTNIGRRLQEGTGSGQTNRVTSLNHQRNRPSQAKLAKLNPIAQLKQNYQEHAVPQDSQYMLTDVGHGGSSSSSFCLVNRTKAIRCTKVFISPQKTDQSLCNETTENDNNDKTMSEENVTTNIVTSSSSSLSISSLSEQVQQQQPVSGSYSPTNLCVELENYNFNFMFGFDVDDPFLSELLNAPDLRDQILENSTISNIVNGDHELGDIYNSNKNERQKSYFPPSSSQIAILSEETQHNDLELWINGFSSC from the exons ATGGGTAGAAAGCCTTGTTGTTCTAAAGAAGGATTAAACAAAGGCGCATGGACTCCTTTGGAGGATAAAATTCTAATAGATTATATCAAAGTTCATGGTGAAGGGAAATGGAGAAATCTTCCCAAAAGGGCAG GTCTTAAAAGATGTGGAAAGAGTTGTAGACTAAGGTGGCTGAATTATCTAAGGCCAGACATCAAGAGGGGAAATATAAGTCCAGATGAAGAAGATCTCATAATCAGACTTCATAAGCTTCTTGGAAACAG ATGGTCTCTGATAGCCGGTAGGCTACCAGGACGAACAGACAATGAAATTAAGAACTATTGGAACACCAACATTGGCAGAAGACTTCAAGAAGGAACAGGTTCTGGTCAGACAAATCGCGTAACATCTTTAAATCATCAGCGCAATCGCCCTAGTCAGGCAAAATTAGCCAAACTGAACCCGATTGCCCAACTAAAACAAAATTATCAAGAACATGCAGTTCCTCAAGATTCACAATATATGCTAACGGACGTTGGACACGGAGGATCATCTTCCTCCTCCTTCTGTTTGGTCAACCGTACAAAGGCAATTCGGTGCACTAAAGTTTTTATTAGTCCACAAAAGACTGATCAGTCACTTTGTAATGAGACTACTGAAAATGATAACAATGACAAGACAATGTCAGAGGAAAACGTGACAACTAATATTGTAAcatcctcatcatcatcattgtcGATTTCATCATTGTCCGAacaagtacaacaacaacaaccggTATCAGGATCATATTCGCCAACAAATTTGTGCGTAGAATTGGAGAATTATAACTTCAATTTCATGTTTGGTTTCGATGTTGACGATCCTTTTCTTTCTGAGCTTCTTAATGCACCTGATTTACGTGACCAAATTTTGGAAAATAGTACTATAAGTAATATTGTTAATGGTGATCATGAACTTGGAGACATTTATAATTCCAACAAAAACGAAAGGCAAAAGAGCTATTTTCCTCCAAGTTCTAGTCAAATTGCTATTTTATCAGAAGAGACGCAACACAACGATTTGGAACTTTGGATTAACGGGTTCTCATCTTGTTAA